A region of Lycium barbarum isolate Lr01 chromosome 1, ASM1917538v2, whole genome shotgun sequence DNA encodes the following proteins:
- the LOC132606971 gene encoding transcription factor bHLH78-like, whose translation MDKDYFSNGGIQPPLHFEPKIPLNSLHSPQELNSDYIVDTHWDNNSTDQYTHFDSALSSMFSSPVPTNSLNSNDSHSSSLRELIGKLGSICNSPSPQFTYDNSSINNCDSTRTSCYTTPLNSPPKLHIKDKLPNSGNSVLMNAPPFSCFHTLSFNGRSQVGLNNEESCYGSVTGLNGRGNLHRKLSSPSLIQNKNAGKTHVEILKLGKISGPNANSNEECSVSKQVKNVLNSRKRKAVSKGEGKNYETEDGKRDKRSNSTEGNGRKNASVKMEEQKDSESDEAEKGAKENQKISEPQKDYIHVRARRGQATDSHSLAERVRREKISQRMQFLQDLVPGCNKVTGKALMLDEIINYVQSLQRQVEFLSMKLASVNPRMNFQIDNLLPKNICQPNGSLHQHVFPLDGFGENLTQLPTICEEDLQSIVQMGFNQNSNQDLILQSQTFPVPNSESHMKIDM comes from the exons ATGGATAAAGACTACTTCTCTAATGGTGGAATTCAACCACCCTTACATTTTGAACCCAAAATTCCATTAAACTCCTTACATTCACCTCAGGAACTAAATTCAGATTACATTGTGGATACCCATTGGGACAATAATTCTACAGATCAATACACCCATTTTGATTCAGCTTTGAGTTCTATGTTCTCATCTCCAGTACCCACCAATTCTTTAAATTCCAACGATAGCCATAGTTCATCACTACGTGAATTGATTGGGAAATTGGGCTCAATTTGTAATTCTCCTTCACCCCAATTCACTTATGATAATAGTAGTATTAATAACTGTGATTCTACTAGAACTTCATGTTATACTACACCCTTAAACTCTCCTCCAAAATTACACATAAAAGATAAATTACCCAATTCAGGGAATTCAGTTCTTATGAATGCTCCCCCATTTTCTTGTTTTCATACCCTTAGTTTCAATGGCAGGAGTCAAGTTGGGCTAAACAATGAAGAATCGTGTTATGGATCTGTTACTGGGCTTAATGGGAGAGGAAATTTGCATAGAAAATTGAGTAGCCCTTCTCTTATACAAAACAAAAATGCAGGCAAAACCCACGTGGAAATTTTGAAGTTGGGCAAAATTTCAGGTCCTAATGCCAATTCTAATGAAGAATGCTCTGTTTCTAAGCAAGTAAAAAATGTGTTGAATTCTAGGAAAAGAAAAGCAGTTTCAAAAGGGGAAGGAAAAAATTATGAAACTGAGGATGGTAAAAGGGATAAGAGATCAAATTCAACAGAAGGTAATGGGCGCAAAAATGCAAGTGTCAAAATGGAGGAACAAAAGGATAGTGAAAGTGATGAAGCTGAGAAAGGAGCAAAAGAAAATCAAAAGATTTCTGAGCCACAAAAGGATTATATTCATGTTAGAGCAAGAAGGGGTCAAGCTACTGATAGCCATAGTTTAGCTGAAAGA GTTCGTCGAGAGAAAATCAGTCAAAGAATGCAGTTTCTGCAAGATCTTGTACCAGGCTGTAATAAG GTGACTGGAAAAGCACTGATGCTCGATGAAATTATAAACTATGTCCAGTCGCTCCAACGCCAAGTTGAG TTCTTGTCCATGAAGTTGGCTTCAGTTAACCCAAGAATGAATTTTCAGATAGATAATCTCCTTCCCAAGAAT ATATGTCAACCAAATGGCTCTTTGCACCAACATGTGTTCCCATTAGATGGATTTGGTGAAAATCTTACTCAG CTTCCTACAATATGTGAGGAAGACCTCCAAAGCATTGTCCAGATGGGATTTAACCAGAACTCTAACCAGGATCTGATATTGCAGTCACAAACATTCCCTG TGCCTAATTCTGAGTCTCACATGAAAATTGATATGTAA